In Capricornis sumatraensis isolate serow.1 chromosome 2, serow.2, whole genome shotgun sequence, the DNA window ttgccatacatcaacatgaatctgccacgggtatacacgtgttccccatcctgaacccccctccccttaccatccctctgggtcatcccagtgcaccagccccaagcatcctgtatcctgcattgaacctggactggcgattcatttcttatatgatattatacatgtttcaatgccattctcccaaatcatcccaccctctccctctcccacagagtccaaaagactgttctatacatctgtgtctcttgctgtcttgcatagagggttattgttaccatctttctaaattccatatatatgcgttagtatactgtattggtgtttttctttctggcttacttcactctgtataataggctccagtttcatccacctcattagaactgattcaaatgtattctttttaatggctgagtaatactccattgtgtatatgtaccacagctttcttatccattcatctgctgatggacatctaggttgcttccatgtcctggctattataaacagtgctgcgatgaacattggggtacacgtgtctctttcaattctggtttcctcggtgtgtatgcccagcagtgggattgctgggtcataaggcagttctatttccagttttttaaggaatctccacactgttctccatagtggctgtgctggtttgcatccccaccaacagtgtaagagggttcccttttctccacaccctctccagcatttattgcttgcagacttttggatcgcagccattctgactggcttgaaatggtaccttattgtggttttgatttgcatttctctaataatgagtgatgttgagcatcttttcatgtgtttgttagccatccgtatgtcttctttggagaaatgtctgtttagttctttggcccattttttgattgggtcgtttatttttctggaattgagctgcaggagttgcttgtatatttttgagattagttgtttgtcagttgcttcatttgctattattttgtcccattctgaaagctgtcttttcaccttgcttatagtttcctttgttgtgcagaagcttttaattttaattaggtcccatttgtttatttttgcttttatttccaatattctggaggtgggtcatagagggtcctgctgtgatttatgtcagagagtgtttccctatgttctcctctaagagttttatagtttctggtcttacgtttagatctttaatccattttgagtttatttttgtgtgtggtgttagagaatgttctagtttcattcttttacaagtggttgaccagttttcccagcaccacttgttaaagagattgtcttttctccattgtatattcttgcctcctttgtcaaagataaggtgtccataggtgcatggattcatttctgggctttctattttgttccattgatctatatttctgtctttgtgccagtaccatactgtcttgatgactgtggctttgtagtagagcctgaagtcaggcaggttgattcctccagttccagttgctttggctattcgaggttttttgtattcccatacaaattgtgaaattatttgttctagctctgtgaaaagtaCCGTTGGTAGCtcgatagggattgcattgaatctatagatgctttgggtagtatactcatttacagtatattgattcttccaatccatgaacatggtatatttctccatctattagtgttctctttgatttctttcaccaatgttttatagttttctgtatataggtctttagtttctttaggcagatatattcctaagtattttattcttttcgttgcaatcgtgaatggaattgtttccttaatttctctattttctcctattagtgtataggaatgcaagggatttctgtgtgttgattttatatcctgcaaatttactatattcattgattagctctagtaaattttttaaacttaccacAGGGAGATATCTTAACAAGagcagaaaaacattttgaagGATTACAGGATacctctcttcctctgcccatttggtaTCAAGATGGGCTGACTAAACAATGGAAATCTGGGAAATTAATCTTACTGGGAAATTAATCTTACAGGGAAAGGGGTATGCTTGTATTTCTCCAGATGGATCCAACAAACTCAATTggcttcctctttggaaaatCCACCCCAAGGGAGCCTCCGGTGttcaaaataaagacaaaaagacaaaaccTCCAGGAGGAAGAAATTCCAGTACAGGCCATGGCGGCTCTAAAACTCTCCAAGAAGCACTGCCCTCGATGTCATCGACCTCATGATCtccctgctgctaagttgtttcagtcgtgtctgactccgtgtgaccccgtagatggcagcccacgaggctcccccgtccctgggattctccaggcaagaacactggagtgggttgccatttccttctccactggatgaaagtgaaaagtgaaagtgaagtcgctcagtcatgtccgactcttcgcaaccccatggactgcagcctaccaggctcctccgtccttgggattttccaggcaagagtactggagtggggtgccatcgccatcTCCGATGATCTCCCTACTTGGGGACAAataaaaacccttactaatcAAGCTGAAAATCTGGTTTATCAACAGGAAATGCCTCAgaatccagaaaatatttttgttgctaAGCTTGCTTTGCTTGCTTTTTCTTCCCCTGCTCAAGCTGAATTAATTAATCATACTTATTGGGCCTATATACCCAAGCCCCCTTTACTGCAGGTTATAAAATGGACAGATAAAGGACCAATCGTATCCACCAATGACTCAGTACATATGCCTCCTCCTTGGAGCTTGGAGGGGCCCTCTCATCCtgagaaaaaaggaagattaATTAATATTTCTCTAGGGTATGAAGTCCTTCCTATATGCATGGGTCCAACAGAATTATGCATTAACGTTAGCCGACAAACATGGGCTTTCGTTCTGCCTCCAAAGAAGAACTTTTGGACATTGCTTGGACTGTTTACTGCCCTTTCTTTCTATGAGAACCATGTCAACACTACTGAAACTCTAGGAAAAGGACAAAAATCATTATGCAGAGTTTACATATAAATACTTTAAACATACTCCTGTTCATTGGCACAAATGTCAGGCTAAATCAGGAAAATTAATGTTTGTGGCCAATTACAGCATTGATCACTGGGGACCCCATGGTATGTAGTTGTCtaactgctcagatgatattaacaGCACTGTATATGATTATACCACTCAAGTAGCATAAAAGGTTACTAATACTCTGATGGACTTCGTAGTATTAACAAAGGACTTCTTGGCTGGCTTGACGGTGGAATGGCACCCCTCAACCTCGAATCATCCTCAATAAACGGATTGGGCCTGAACAATGGGACATCTGGAAACTTGCCACAAGCACCAAAGAACTTGGAACTTGGAATCGATATTTTATGCGGACCAGTCATAGGCATAGTAAATATTCCCTTCGTTATAATCATTCATATTTCATATAAGCTTGTGTTCCCCTTCCTTTTGTTATAGCTGTAGGGAACTTGCAGTTTAATAAGACTTTATGTTCTGTGACTTCTATAGATTGCAAATTGTATACTTGTTttaattcctctgtctctttgaaaAATGAATTCCCTTTTGATTCTTCATCCATGGTTGCCAATAGATCTCCAATGACCCTGGGAAGAGGGTCCCATAGCAGGATTTGCCTCCCAGCTACTTACTAAATCATTTCGACGATCTAAACGAGTCACTAGATGGTTAATTCTTGGCATTTGGGGATTAATAGCCATTTGCACTACTGCCACTGTCTCAGGCATTGCTTTACAAACCTCAATTCAAACACACAGCTTTATTCAAAATTGGACCAAAGATGCTCATACTATGTGGACCACTCAGACTCAGATAAATGAGGAAATTCAAGATgaaatacaagaaataaaaatagccaTCCAATAGCTTGGAGGTCAACTAATAGATTTGCAAAAATAAGCTATACTAAAATGTAACtggaattctactcaattttgTATTACGCCCATTCCGTTCAACTATAGTGCCTACAATtgggaacaaatcaaatttcatttgcaaGACTTACATGATAATGCTTCTTTAAATGTACaattattacaaaaagaaatctttgaaacTTTCTCTAAGAGTCTACCCTCTTCCAAAAATCTGGAAATCTTAGCTGAACAGCTAGCTGATTAATTAACTGGGCTAGACCCTCGAGGATGATTTCAAAGCATTATACATAGTATTGGATCTGGAGCTATGACGCTGATAATTATCCTGATGGTTATATTTGTAGTATACAGATGCCTTTCAACTAAAATTGTTCAAACTAAACAAACTCTTTTGGTCAGGGCCTTTTTCACAAAAGTATCTACAGTCGCCtccaattatgaaaaaaaaagggggaattGTCAGGGGACGGTCAACTTTAAGGGATCCAATATGttgtattttcttcctttgtgtgctGTGTCTCAAGGACTTATCAGTTCCTGGGATACAGGAATGAGTAGAGCTGcatgcagttctcaggactgagatcatgagaAAGAGCACCTGCTTGGATTCGCTTCAAGTGACTCCCTTCACTGACTCTCTTCAGCGACCTTGTACTTATTAGACTATCCATTTAGTTGCAACTggtggaatttcattctttttaatggctgacttATCATTTTACTGAAGATATATAAGCATGCTAATAAAATACCCTTGTTCCACTAGAGACTTGGGTCCCCCACGTCCTTCTTTCTATCTCTGGCTACTTCTTCAGAGCGTGGAAACCTACTGAGCTCACTTTCTTGCCCAAGCTTTCAAGACCTCCTTGAGAGGATGCCCTGTGCCTTCGTGAGTGGTACAAGTCCTGTGTAtggactttattggttttccacgtagcCCGAGGGAtattgctttttctctctctttctctcttttcgtCGACTCCAGTCCCCAGGTCCTAGTCTGTAAAAGACCGCAACACTCTCAcagctgcttttctttcttaattgcatTTCTCAAATGATTGCCTTCTAGCTAGAATTGTACTGTGCACCTGGTGTTTACTTCTCCAAGAAAATATTCCCTAAAACTCCCTTCCCTTGTGAGCATCATTCGTTCCAGAAAGAAGGTCATCCCTGGTGTGATCATCTCAAGGACCACCTAACAACACCAGCTTTGACAATTTTGAAAATTTCCAGAAGTGAAGAATGCAAGCTTGATCTACCCTGATCCTTATCTATGGTCCTGGTTTCCACCCTCAAACTATAAGACCACTTGCTATTCTCTTTCGAGGGAGGGCACAGTCTGTAGGACATTAACCTTCAGTGGCCTCCTTTGCCTGGCACAATAAAAAAACTTCTCTTTtatacttcacccaaaactctgtctttaTGTTTCTGTTCACTCTGGTGAATAGAGACAAGTTTCAGCAACAGTACCCCTATATACCTGTGTTCACTTGaagctttaataataataaaaagttttcaaaGAATGGAAATGAATCTGGTGATTTCTTAAAAGGTATAGAGGTCTGTTGTCATGGCCTATCCTATAATGAAGAGAATCCTCAGATTTTCAGTGGTCCCCACACAAGTCTCCAGCTCATCCTCTCCTGGAAGAATCCTGCTGCTTCCACCAGATAATGGGGGGACGGGGAAAGTCACCCCCAGCTTCCTGAGAACTGGCTCAACAGGTCTCAGGATTGTTACACAGGCCACCTGAACAGGGTAATCAACAGCTGCttggcttctatttttttttctgccttcttcCCTTTCAGCTTTCTCAACTCCCTCCGAGTTAACCTCATACACATTTGCCTCAAGAGTCGGTTCCCCTCAGGCCTCAATGTTCCATCTCCATCTTCACATGTCCAAGCAGGAGCCTTCAGTATACTTGGCTCGTTTCTGTTTTCCCCTAGGCCTTGCTGTTTCAGAACTAGAGCAACTTCCTTCATCTTAAAACTCTCAGTCCCTTTTCTATAATTTATATCAGGAAACAGGCATAGTCAAAGTTGTAGCAGTATCACTATTGTAATACTAGACATCTCAACTTCCTTCTAGACATTTCCATGCCTGGAGTGACGGGATAGGGGAGTCCCCCTCCTCTACTAGTTGTCACAGTGTGGTGGCAGCTCTACTTGCCAGCCCCACCTCcttactcctgctgctgctaagttgcttcagtcgtgtccgactctgtgcgaccccgtagacggcagcccaccaggctcccctgtccctgggattctccaggcaagaacgctggagtggattgccatttccttccccaatgcatgaaaggaaaaagtgaaagtgaagtcgctcagtcgtgtctgactctcagcgaccccatggactgcaggctaccaggctcctctgtccatgggattttccaggcaagagtactggagtggagtgccatttccttctccccttcttATCCCAAGTGGCCCCAAATCCCCTTTGAAAGGATGCAGTTCAGGTATCAACAGAGCAACCTAAAGGACTTGAGGCGGAGTAGACAGGGTATGAAAGGCTTAGATCAAATGTCCTGAGTGAGGCAAGATCAGATTGTCCCCAGGACAAAACAGCTAGGGAGAGCTACTATAGACACTCTGGATTAGAACAGCCCCAGGCCAGAACTGACTCGACAGCCCCAAGATTAGTCACAGCATTGAGGAGGAGAAGACACTGCACCAGGCCATGCCTGGCAGAGAGTCTGGAGTTTCTGGTTTCTAAATTCAGGAAGGCGTCAGCCAGGGGAGGGGCCTGCATGTAAGGGAAGAGCGAGAAACGGGCTGGGCAAGCTTCCTATGTAAGGATACACAAGAAGAGGCAACATAGACCAGAAAGAGGATTTCTGATAGCCTCCTGGAACTCAGGAGAGTGAACACTCCGTCTCTGACCACCTGAGACACCCCTCCTGCTCCAAAGACTATATATAACTCCACTTGTCTTTCTGAGGCCTCGGCTAACCCTGTACCACAAGGATGGAACCACTACTAGGAGCAAAAATTGGCTGCCTATTTGCCCTGCTGGTGCTCACTCTGGTGTGTGGCCTTATTCCCATCTGCTTCAAGTGGTTCCAGACTGCTACAGCCACAGGTATAGCCCTATCACATCTTTGTCCCCATAACCTAAGTCTGACTTCAGCCTTGTCACCCTGTCCTGATATCTTGCTCTGATTCTCTCATCATCCCCAGTCTTGGGACATTGAGTGCTGCCCGTGGCTCCTTGGTCACCTTCTTCTTATCTCCTCTTTGCCAACTGGATTGTAACTCCTGCTTTTAATTAGGTTGTCACCGCCGGATCCTCAGTTTCCTGGGCTGCACATCTGCTGGTGTTTTCCTGGGAGCGGGGTTCATGCACATGACTGCTGAAGCCTTGGAGGGGATTAAGTCAGAGATCCAGAACTTGGTGATACAGGTGAGCATCAGACCTCCAAGGCCGTGAGGCCAGAATGATGAACAGAACGAGGAGAAGAAAGGGCGGAAAGTGACAAGGTCAAGGACAGAAGGAATGACGAGGAAAATGATGGCTCTTGTGTGGAGTGATGGAAACAGGTCAGATTGGCCTTGAAGGAAAGTGGTAGAGCCAACAGCACAGAACAGGATGCTGAGCTGCTTTCCCTCATCTAATTTGTGCTTTTTTTCTCCCTAGAACAGGACAAAGAGTGAGGGGCATTCTGATGATGATGCTGATTCAGCTTATGTAAGTGTCTCCCACCATCCCTTACCTGGACAGTAAGGAGAACCAGAGATTGCTTTCATGCCCAGACCTTGAGGATTTATGTATGGAATTCTAAGAATTCCTCCTGCCCCTCAGCTCTAACATTGTTGTTGGCAAGGAAAGGTGGAGCCACTCAATCCTTCTGGGCTTATGAAACCCAGAGAGAATTCTTGTTTAACCTTCCATTCTTTCTCTGGACCCTTTGATATGCTTCATATCATTTCCCCGTATTTCTAACcctattgattttctttcccttattTCCTCAGGTTTTCTTGTGGTCAAACGTCCATGTCTCCTCTTGGCTTCGTTCCCCTTTTTATGTTCTGTTACCACACTTCCCATTCTCTTCAGCccagtccctgctgctgctactgctgctaagtcacttcagttgtgtccgactctgtgcgaccccatagacggcagccaaccaggctcccccatccctgggattctccaggcaagaacactggagtgggttgccatttctttctccaatgcatgaaagtgaaaagtcaaagggaagtcactcagtcgtgtccgactctttgtgaccccatggactgcagccttccaggctcctccatccatgagattttccaggcaagagtactggagtgggttgccattgccttctccgtcagccCAGTCCCAATCCTGTGCAATTTCTTCCCTTCCTTACTTCCCCCagagctcagcagtaaagaaaccaccatcaacacaggagactcgagttcgatccctgggtggggaagaacccctggaaaatcccatggaacctggcgggctacagtccagaggatcGCAAACAGTTAGGTATGACTGAGCACAAGCGCAGCACACTTTGCCATCTCACAACAGCTTTCTGTTCCCACCAGATGGAGTATCCCTACGGAGAGCTCGTCATCTCTCTGGGCTTCTTCcttgtgttccttttggagtcgcTGGCATTGCAGTGCTGTCCTGGGACTGCTGAAACACCCAAAGTGCAGGAGCAGGAACTGGGTACAGCTCATGAGCTTGAACCTCACAGCCACGGACTTCTACCCTCACCCTCACGGGGTCCCTTTCGAGCGCTCATCCTCTtgctttcactctcctttcactccGTGTTTGAAGGTCTAGCTGTGGGGCTCCAGCTCACAGTCGCATCGACTGTGCAGCTCTGTCTTGCTGTCCTGGCTCACAAGGGGATCGTGGTGTTTGGCGTAGGACTGCGGCTGGTGCAGGTAGGCACTGAATCACGTTGGGCCGTGCTCTCCATTCTGTCTTTAGCTCTCATGTCCCCCCTGGGCCTAGCCATAGGGCTGGCCGTGCCTCAAGGAGACTCTAAAGCTGGGCAAGGTTTGGCACAGGCTGTGTTAGAAGGCATGGCAGCTGGTACATTCCTGTATGTCACCTTCCTGGAAATTCTGCCCCGGGAGCTTGCAAGTCCTGAAGCCCCTCTGGCTAAGTGGAGTTGTGTAGCTGCTGGTTTTGCGTTTATGGCTGTCATTGCCTTGTGGGCCTGAGAGATTCCTGACTTTTCTGATGGACCCAAGATGACCTCCCTACTCCCAGAAGAAGCTGCTCAAATGACTTCGCCCTCTGACATTTCTTTCCTGAGACACAGTGACATTTACTAGGCACTGTGCCATAACCTGGACCCCAACTTTTCACCACGTGAGATGCCATTTCTCATACAGGACTGAGAAAAAGTTGTTTTGGTTGAGCACTTATAAATGAGAGGATTTGACTCTTGTCCCGTCTGTGCTGTTATGTgtaataaaatgtcattttgtcCTTCCCcttcagctgtgctgtgcttcatTTCTCTGGGTTGCCTAGGAGGTGCCTGGTCAGGAGGTGGTGGAGTGGCAGGCGGGAAGGGTGAGTGTGGGACACGGTCTTGTTTTCTGGAATTGGGCCCCCAGTCATTCATTCTGTCAGCTGCAGGCCGAGCCCCTCCAGTTATGGGAACATTGCTGAAATTCCAACAACTCACTACCACGTTATGCACGTATgcatgtctttgtgtgtgtgtgtgtgtatgtgtgtgtgtgagttgcttcagtcatgtccaactctttg includes these proteins:
- the SLC39A2 gene encoding zinc transporter ZIP2 — translated: MEPLLGAKIGCLFALLVLTLVCGLIPICFKWFQTATATGCHRRILSFLGCTSAGVFLGAGFMHMTAEALEGIKSEIQNLVIQNRTKSEGHSDDDADSAYMEYPYGELVISLGFFLVFLLESLALQCCPGTAETPKVQEQELGTAHELEPHSHGLLPSPSRGPFRALILLLSLSFHSVFEGLAVGLQLTVASTVQLCLAVLAHKGIVVFGVGLRLVQVGTESRWAVLSILSLALMSPLGLAIGLAVPQGDSKAGQGLAQAVLEGMAAGTFLYVTFLEILPRELASPEAPLAKWSCVAAGFAFMAVIALWA